One genomic window of Quercus lobata isolate SW786 chromosome 9, ValleyOak3.0 Primary Assembly, whole genome shotgun sequence includes the following:
- the LOC115959175 gene encoding putative wall-associated receptor kinase-like 16: MALHRLLLHQQLLLLLIISAVRAESQSNSSCEKKCGNVEIHYPFGTSLNCSLDGSFLIDCKNMSGIPKPVLASSSNLEVLNISLDDGELLVSTPLTRRCFNNDSSQNIWSNFPISNRKNKFIAVGCGIIAYVDSSGTYAGGCISMCDSNSSVAKRPCSGKGCCETYIPQGVVRSDVVISSFYRMESYNSCVFAFVVKEEEFPPSLDLQNLHNKPTVPVVLNWKIANYKTCKDAKNQEGYACKADHSECHSINGTGYLCKCSSGFEGNAYIENNCTDIDECKRPNPCHQHQTCQNTHGGYNCTCREGYKPIYEENGKGDRTVPTGCLRIHGNQLIKTSIIALCISISLLILLLGGSWIYWGLKRRKHLKLKEKFFKQNGGLLLKQQVSNLESSMTTKIFTAEELKKATNNYDESRVLGQGGYGTVYKGVLSDNNVVAIKKSKIGDQSQIEQFINEVIVLTQINHRNVVKLFGCCLETEVPLLVYEFITNGTLCDHIHDKGRSFLLSWEKRLKIATETAEALAYLHSATSMPIIHRDVKTANILLDDNYTAKVADFGASRLVPHDQTQLTTLVQGTLGYLDPEYLQTSNLTEKSDVYSFGVVIAELLTSKKALSFDRPEIDRNLATSFVSAIKEDRLLQIVEVHIVNDGNIEQLKEVANLAKRCLRLRGDDRPSMKEVAAELERLKKMEKKPLKDTDVYANKTEYLLSATSKSFDIDVGNGGSTSTTAEYDSMNDQSLKLVDDGR; the protein is encoded by the exons ATGGCTTTACATAGACTGCTTTTGCACCAACAATTACTACTTTTGTTGATAATTTCAGCGGTAAGAGCAGAATCTCAATCCAATTCGAGCTGTGAAAAGAAGTGTGGAAATGTTGAAATCCACTACCCGTTTGGAACAAGCTTGAATTGCTCCCTTGATGGATCTTTTCTCATCGATTGTAAAAACATGTCTGGGATTCCAAAACCAGTTCTGGCCAGTTCTTCCAACTTAGAAGTCCTCAACATATCACTCGATGATGGTGAGCTGCTAGTCTCAACCCCTTTAACCCGTCGTTGTTTCAACAATGATTCTTCACAGAACATATGGTCAAATTTTCCCATCTCAAATAGGAAGAACAAATTCATTGCTGTTGGTTGTGGCATTATTGCGTATGTAGATTCATCGGGTACCTATGCGGGTGGATGCATATCAATGTGTGACAGTAATAGCAGTGTGGCTAAAAGGCCTTGCTCTGGCAAGGGCTGTTGTGAGACTTATATACCACAAGGAGTAGTAAGATCCGATGTGGTAATCTCTTCCTTTTATCGCATGGAATCCTACAATTCATGTGTTTTCGCTTTTGTAGTGAAAGAAGAGGAATTTCCCCCCTCTTTAGATCTTCAAAATTTACATAACAAACCAACCGTTCCTGTGGTGCTTAATTGgaaaattgcaaattataaGACATGCAAAGATGCTAAAAATCAAGAAGGCTATGCATGTAAGGCAGATCATAGCGAATGTCATTCAATCAACGGTACTGGGTATCTTTGCAAGTGCTCCTCAGGTTTTGAAGGGAACGCATACATCGAAAATAATTGCACAG ATATTGATGAATGCAAAAGACCAAACCCATGCCACCAGCACCAAACATGCCAGAACACTCATGGGGGTTACAATTGCACTTGTCGGGAGGGGTATAAACCAATCTATGAAGAGAATGGAAAGGGCGACCGAACAGTACCAACAGGCTGTCTACGCATCCATGGCAACCAACTTATTAAGACATCTATCATTGCACTGT GTATCAGCATAAGCCTCTTAATATTGCTTTTGGGAGGTTCTTGGATATATTGGGGtctaaaaagaagaaagcacCTCAAGCTCAAAGAAAAATTCTTCAAGCAAAATGGTGGTTTATTGTTAAAACAACAAGTCTCTAATCTCGAAAGTTCTATGACAACCAAAATCTTTACTGCAGAAGAGTTAAAAAAGGCTACCAACAACTACGACGAGAGTAGAGTCCTTGGCCAAGGAGGCTATGGAACAGTGTATAAAGGAGTATTATCTGATAACAATGTCGTTGCCATTAAGAAGTCTAAAATTGGTGATCAAAGTCAAATTGAGCAATTCATAAATGAAGTGATTGTGCTCACCCAAATTAACCATAGGAATGTGGTTAAGTTGTTTGGTTGTTGTCTAGAAACAGAAGTGCCTTTACTTGTTTATGAATTCATCACAAACGGAACTCTTTGTGACCACATACATGATAAAGGCCGATCATTCTTACTTTCATGGGAAAAACGTCTGAAGATTGCTACAGAAACCGCTGAAGCACTTGCATACTTGCATTCTGCAACTTCTATGCCAATTATACATAGAGATGTTAAAACTGCAAATATATTGTTAGATGATAATTATACAGCAAAAGTAGCTGACTTTGGAGCTTCAAGGTTAGTTCCTCATGATCAAACACAATTGACCACTTTGGTGCAAGGAACTTTGGGATATTTGGACCCAGAATACTTACAAACTAGCAATCTAACAGAAAAAAGTGATGTCTATAGCTTTGGTGTTGTTATAGCAGAGCTACTGACAAGTAAGAAGGCACTTTCTTTTGATAGGCCCGAAATTGATAGAAATTTAGCAACATCCTTTGTTTCTGCCATAAAAGAGGACCGCTTACTTCAAATTGTTGAAGTTCACATTGTTAATGATGGTAATATTGAGCAACTAAAGGAAGTTGCTAATCTTGCAAAAAGGTGCCTAAGGTTGAGAGGGGATGATAGGCCTTCTATGAAAGAGGTGGCAGCAGAGCTGGAGAGAttgaaaaaaatggaaaaaaagccATTGAAAGACACTGATGTCTATGCGAACAAGACTGAATACTTGCTCAGTGCAACTAGTAAGTCTTTCGATATTGATGTTGGCAACGGTGGTTCTACCAGTACAACTGCTGAATATGATAGCATGAATGACCAGTCACTGAAACTCGTGGATGATGGGAGATAA
- the LOC115959640 gene encoding probable methyltransferase PMT25, whose protein sequence is MAQAKYSRIDGRKSSSYCSTISIVVFVAFCLVAIWTLMSSIAPDQNPDLASEDAGNEVKQMVPENGSRNFKGSSGDLLEDSTNEDGNTGNEQNIVERESGNRAEENQDEGVKVNSDDKSESEEEPKRQVENDGEGKTGDGGTDGGVGEVMDAKQTEFDDNKSELVEAEKKLETEESNLTEEKKVDQPEIFPAGAQSELLNEATTQNGAFSTQATESQNEKESQLASITKDQSGYSWKVCNVTAGPDYIPCLDNLKAIRKLPSTGHYEHRERHCPDEAPTCLVPLPKGYKIPIQWPKSRDKIWYYNVPHTKLAEVKGHQNWVKVTGEYLTFPGGGTQFVKGALHYIDFVQKSLPDIAWGKRSRVLLDVGCGVASFGGFLFDRDVLAMSFAPKDEHEAQVQFALERGIPAISSVMGSKRLPFPGAVFDVVHCARCRVPWHVEGGKLLLELNRVLRPGGYFVWSATPVYRKNPEDSGIWKAMSELTKSMCWDLVVIKKDKFNEVGAAIYRKPTSNECYDKRPKNEPPLCKESDDPNAAWNVPLQACMHKVPVEKSERGSQWPEQWPLRLEKPPYWLNSQVGVYGKGAVEDFTADYQHWKNVVSHSYLNGMGINWSSVRNVMDMRAVYGGFAAALKNLKVWVMNVVPIDSPDTLPIIYERGLFGIYHDWCESFNTYPRSYDLLHADHLFSGLKKRCDLKAVVAEVDRILRPEGKLIVRDSVETIREVENMAKSLQWEIRLIYTNDKEGLICARKTMWRPTKVETIMSAIS, encoded by the exons ATGGCTCAGGCAAAGTACTCCCGAATTGATGGGAGGAAGTCTTCAAGTTACTGTTCCACTATATCTATAGTGGTGTTTGTTGCTTTTTGTTTAGTTGCGATTTGGACTTTAATGTCATCCATTGCTCCGGATCAAAATCCAGACTTGGCTTCTGAGGACGCTGGAAATGAGGTGAAACAAATGGTACCTGAAAATGGTTCTAGGAATTTCAAGGGCAGTTCAGGTGATTTGCTGGAGGATTCAACTAATGAAGATGGGAACACTGGGAATGAGCAAAACATAGTTGAAAGGGAGTCTGGGAATAGAGCTGAGGAAAATCAGGACGAAGGGGTGAAGGTGAACTCTGATGATAAGTCTGAGTCTGAAGAGGAGCCTAAGAGACAGGTTGAAAATGATGGGGAGGGAAAAACTGGAGATGGGGGAACAGACGGAGGAGTTGGTGAAGTGATGGATGCTAAGCAGACAGAATTTGATGATAATAAATCAGAGTTGGTTGAGGCtgagaaaaaattggaaacaGAGGAAAGTAATCTGACTGAGGAGAAGAAAGTTGATCAGCCTGAGATCTTCCCTGCTGGTGCCCAGTCAGAACTATTGAATGAAGCTACTACTCAAAATGGGGCATTTTCAACCCAAGCAACAGAGTCACAGAATGAGAAGGAATCACAACTAGCTTCAATAACTAAGGACCAAAGTGGCTATAGCTGGAAAGTCTGTAATGTCACTGCTGGGCCAGACTACATCCCTTGCCTTGACAATTTGAAAGCAATTAGAAAGCTTCCAAGTACGGGCCACTATGAGCATCGAGAGAGGCACTGTCCGGATGAAGCTCCCACTTGTCTTGTTCCTCTACCTAAAGGATATAAAATCCCAATTCAGTGGCCTAAAAGCAGGGATAAG ATATGGTATTATAATGTTCCCCACACCAAGCTTGCAGAGGTTAAGGGGCACCAAAATTGGGTTAAAGTTACTGGTGAATACCTCACTTTTCCTGGAGGTGGAACTCAGTTCGTAAAGGGCGCTCTTCATTACATTGATTTTGTTCAAAAA TCTCTTCCTGATATTGCATGGGGAAAAAGAAGTCGTGTATTATTGGATGTTGGGTGTGGAGTGGCTAGCTTTGGAGGTTTTCTTTTCGATAGAGACGTTCTTGCAATGTCATTTGCTCCCAAGGATGAGCATGAAGCTCAAGTACAATTTGCACTTGAACGAGGAATCCCTGCCATATCATCAGTTATGGGCAGCAAAAGACTTCCTTTCCCTGGGGCTGTATTTGATGTTGTCCACTGTGCACGCTGTAGGGTCCCTTGGCATGTTGAAG GTGGTAAGCTTCTCTTGGAGCTAAATCGTGTCTTGCGACCTGGAGGTTATTTTGTCTGGTCTGCCACTCCGGTTTATAGGAAGAATCCAGAAGATTCTGGCATTTGGAAAG CAATGTCTGAGCTAACAAAGTCAATGTGCTGGGATCTGGTGGTGATTAAAAAGGACAAATTCAATGAAGTGGGTGCAGCAATATACAGGAAACCAACTTCCAATGAGTGCTATgacaaaagaccaaaaaatgAGCCTCCCCTCTGCAAAGAATCTGATGACCCAAATGCAGCCTG GAATGTACCACTGCAAGCATGCATGCACAAAGTACCGGTTGAAAAATCAGAGCGAGGGTCTCAGTGGCCTGAACAGTGGCCACTAAGGTTGGAGAAGCCACCTTACTGGCTTAATTCTCAAGTTGGAGTCTATGGTAAAGGTGCTGTGGAGGATTTCACTGCTGACTACCAGCACTGGAAAAATGTAGTCTCCCACTCATATTTGAATGGGATGGGAATCAACTGGTCTTCCGTGAGGAATGTTATGGACATGAGAGCTGTATATGGAGG GTTTGCTGCGGCACTAAAAAACTTGAAAGTGTGGGTAATGAATGTAGTCCCAATTGACTCTCCAGACACACTCCCAATAATATATGAGCGTGGTTTATTTGGAATATATCACGACTGGTGTGAATCATTTAATACCTACCCCAGATCCTATGATCTTCTCCATGCAGATCATCTCTTCTCCGGTCTCAAAAAGAG GTGCGACTTAAAGGCAGTGGTTGCAGAAGTTGATAGGATCCTAAGGCCAGAAGGAAAGCTGATCGTACGGGACAGTGTTGAAACCATACGTGAAGTTGAGAACATGGCCAAATCTTTACAGTGGGAAATCCGATTAATTTATACGAATGACAAGGAGGGATTGATCTGTGCCCGGAAGACAATGTGGCGTCCCACAAAGGTCGAAACAATTATGTCGGCTATTTCTTAA